Proteins from a genomic interval of Narcine bancroftii isolate sNarBan1 chromosome 12, sNarBan1.hap1, whole genome shotgun sequence:
- the dnaaf19 gene encoding coiled-coil domain-containing protein 103 isoform X3 has translation MEESETLDFQALERELEVAVALDEKHKRENDAKFRAVHQKVGSYEEFRDIVLASHLKPLELRDKSGSRNQPWNTCVRLSRTKSSVQVGLSKPTDSQPRTAAEFSRDWRRYYCTEPEKYAFLLALGAQLLGRIFHAEIGFGLLGEFLVILCDHLQPGDAEAIYWILLHLSQTQRFSLSVDFLSSREREKGRRLVQVLEQQLSGALQQQSETEMDPEGNAKEECATEEEMSMATLQQLTKLYKFS, from the exons ATGGAAGAGAGTGAGACCCTTGATTTTCAGGCTCTGGAGCGGGAGTTAGAGGTTGCCGTGGCTCTCGATGAGAAACATAAAAGAGAAAACGATGCCAAGTTTAGGGCTGTCCATCAGAAAGTGGGATCCTATGAAGAATTTAG GGATATTGTATTAGCTTCCCATCTGAAGCCCTTGGAATTGCGAGATAAATCGGGATCAAGAAATCAACCCTGGAATACATGTGTGAGGTTATCACGTACAAAGAGCAGTGTTCAGGTGGGATTATCCAAG CCCACAGATTCCCAGCCGAGGACAGCAGCAGAGTTTAGCCGAGACTGGAGAAGGTACTATTGTACGGAACCAGAGAAGTATGCCTTCCTGCTCGCCTTAGGTGCCCAGCTCTTGGGAAGAATTTTCCATGCTGAAATTGGATTCGGActccttggtgaatttctggtCATACTTTGTGATCATTTACAACCGGGTGATGCTGAAGCAATTTATTGGATCCTACTGCATCTTTCTCAGACTCAACGGTTCAGCCTGAGTGTAGATttcctgagcagcagagagagggagaaaggccGAAGGTTGGTTCAGGTGCTGGAGCAGCAGCTGAGTGGAGCTTTACAGCAGCAAAGTGAAACCGAGATGGATCCTGAGGGAAATGCAAAAGAGGAATGTGCTACTGAGGAGGAAATGAGCATGGCAACACTCCAGCAATTAACAAAGCTGTATAAGTTTAGTTAG
- the dnaaf19 gene encoding coiled-coil domain-containing protein 103 isoform X2 has protein sequence MELVQMEESETLDFQALERELEVAVALDEKHKRENDAKFRAVHQKVGSYEEFRDIVLASHLKPLELRDKSGSRNQPWNTCVRLSRTKSSVQVGLSKPTDSQPRTAAEFSRDWRRYYCTEPEKYAFLLALGAQLLGRIFHAEIGFGLLGEFLVILCDHLQPGDAEAIYWILLHLSQTQRFSLSVDFLSSREREKGRRLVQVLEQQLSGALQQQSETEMDPEGNAKEECATEEEMSMATLQQLTKLYKFS, from the exons TTGGTACAAATGGAAGAGAGTGAGACCCTTGATTTTCAGGCTCTGGAGCGGGAGTTAGAGGTTGCCGTGGCTCTCGATGAGAAACATAAAAGAGAAAACGATGCCAAGTTTAGGGCTGTCCATCAGAAAGTGGGATCCTATGAAGAATTTAG GGATATTGTATTAGCTTCCCATCTGAAGCCCTTGGAATTGCGAGATAAATCGGGATCAAGAAATCAACCCTGGAATACATGTGTGAGGTTATCACGTACAAAGAGCAGTGTTCAGGTGGGATTATCCAAG CCCACAGATTCCCAGCCGAGGACAGCAGCAGAGTTTAGCCGAGACTGGAGAAGGTACTATTGTACGGAACCAGAGAAGTATGCCTTCCTGCTCGCCTTAGGTGCCCAGCTCTTGGGAAGAATTTTCCATGCTGAAATTGGATTCGGActccttggtgaatttctggtCATACTTTGTGATCATTTACAACCGGGTGATGCTGAAGCAATTTATTGGATCCTACTGCATCTTTCTCAGACTCAACGGTTCAGCCTGAGTGTAGATttcctgagcagcagagagagggagaaaggccGAAGGTTGGTTCAGGTGCTGGAGCAGCAGCTGAGTGGAGCTTTACAGCAGCAAAGTGAAACCGAGATGGATCCTGAGGGAAATGCAAAAGAGGAATGTGCTACTGAGGAGGAAATGAGCATGGCAACACTCCAGCAATTAACAAAGCTGTATAAGTTTAGTTAG
- the LOC138747406 gene encoding Ig-like V-type domain-containing protein FAM187A, with protein MLLPHIVVLCLSLLWVLPASGSEFVIEEKEDIFKIQSCPAFLLFQNAAYLADMSFELPCLCKPEDVPSVVWYYQKKLGKGYTKVLSDFNGTKILDSSQIRSGSKINSRFTILMFSLVVFNAQPQDSGHYMCGSVKGDYFYGYDIDVQSYRKAHITFQDQKEQPQGDVETKTYKIFTLYWDWTVCDRCGVRAEQRRIGLCYFHSPYLYLRYKRTMHDAVSCGSAAVPYRYWPTLKKRRAEILVRSCFVQCPTRYPSVEGQMFSYDLFGYTNDKNKKIPQIPVQTHIQPISYPLTLACPGAKAEHAVAWDKGQFRLYRQEYMMGVNKSMRMYIDHGNHLVFRAFQLNDIGTYFCWKQGKMVAGIRLTIGLPPRIHRNFTDPESIFAMKTILISYFILLIIFIFIKCMKCINYYFDCF; from the coding sequence ATGTTGCTCCCACATATTGTtgttttgtgcctatcccttctGTGGGTTCTGCCTGCTTCTGGTAGTGAGTTTGTGATAGAAGAGAAAGAGGATATATTCAAGATACAGTCCTGCCCTGCCTTCTTACTGTTCCAGAATGCTGCCTACCTGGCCGATATGAGTTTTGAACTCCCTTGTCTCTGTAAGCCTGAGGACGTGCCTTCGGTGGTCTGGTACTATCAAAAGAAACTGGGCAAGGGATACACCAAGGTGCTGAGTGACTTCAATGGAACGAAGATCTTGGATTCTTCCCAAATACGTTCCGGGTCCAAAATTAACTCACGGTTCACTATCTTGATGTTTAGCCTGGTGGTTTTCAATGCTCAGCCCCAGGATTCGGGGCATTACATGTGTGGCTCTGTGAAGGGTGACTATTTCTACGGTTACGACATTGACGTGCAAAGTTACCGCAAAGCGCACATTACTTTCCAGGACCAGAAGGAGCAGCCCCAAGGGGATGTGGAGACAAAGACCTACAAGATCTTTACGCTGTACTGGGACTGGACCGTGTGTGATCGATGCGGTGTGAGAGCAGAGCAACGGCGCATTGGCTTGTGTTATTTCCATAGCCCATACCTCTACCTCAGGTACAAGAGGACCATGCATGATGCAGTTTCCTGTGGGTCTGCTGCTGTCCCTTACAGGTACTGGCCCACACTGAAGAAGCGAAGAGCGGAGATTCTGGTGCGAAGCTGCTTTGTGCAGTGCCCAACACGTTACCCTTCTGTTGAAGGGCAGATGTTCAGCTACGACCTTTTTGGATACACCAATGACAAAAATAAAAAGATCCCCCAAATCCCAGTGCAGACACATATCCAACCCATATCATACCCCTTAACTCTTGCCTGTCCTGGAGCCAAGGCAGAGCATGCAGTAGCATGGGACAAGGGGCAATTCCGGCTCTACAGGCAGGAGTACATGATGGGTGTGAACAAAAGCATGAGAATGTACATTGATCATGGCAATCACCTAGTCTTCCGTGCCTTTCAGCTGAATGACATTGGGACCTATTTTTGCTGGAAACAAGGCAAAATGGTGGCTGGAATTAGGCTGACGATTGGCCTTCCACCGAGGATCCATAGAAATTTCACGGATCCCGAGTCGATCTTTGCAATGAAAACCATTCTCATCTCTTACTTCATATTGCTGATAATATTTATCTTTATCAAATGTATGAAATGCATCAATTATTATTTTGATTGTTTTTAA
- the dnaaf19 gene encoding coiled-coil domain-containing protein 103 isoform X1, translating to MQGKTEKMQLVQMEESETLDFQALERELEVAVALDEKHKRENDAKFRAVHQKVGSYEEFRDIVLASHLKPLELRDKSGSRNQPWNTCVRLSRTKSSVQVGLSKPTDSQPRTAAEFSRDWRRYYCTEPEKYAFLLALGAQLLGRIFHAEIGFGLLGEFLVILCDHLQPGDAEAIYWILLHLSQTQRFSLSVDFLSSREREKGRRLVQVLEQQLSGALQQQSETEMDPEGNAKEECATEEEMSMATLQQLTKLYKFS from the exons TTGGTACAAATGGAAGAGAGTGAGACCCTTGATTTTCAGGCTCTGGAGCGGGAGTTAGAGGTTGCCGTGGCTCTCGATGAGAAACATAAAAGAGAAAACGATGCCAAGTTTAGGGCTGTCCATCAGAAAGTGGGATCCTATGAAGAATTTAG GGATATTGTATTAGCTTCCCATCTGAAGCCCTTGGAATTGCGAGATAAATCGGGATCAAGAAATCAACCCTGGAATACATGTGTGAGGTTATCACGTACAAAGAGCAGTGTTCAGGTGGGATTATCCAAG CCCACAGATTCCCAGCCGAGGACAGCAGCAGAGTTTAGCCGAGACTGGAGAAGGTACTATTGTACGGAACCAGAGAAGTATGCCTTCCTGCTCGCCTTAGGTGCCCAGCTCTTGGGAAGAATTTTCCATGCTGAAATTGGATTCGGActccttggtgaatttctggtCATACTTTGTGATCATTTACAACCGGGTGATGCTGAAGCAATTTATTGGATCCTACTGCATCTTTCTCAGACTCAACGGTTCAGCCTGAGTGTAGATttcctgagcagcagagagagggagaaaggccGAAGGTTGGTTCAGGTGCTGGAGCAGCAGCTGAGTGGAGCTTTACAGCAGCAAAGTGAAACCGAGATGGATCCTGAGGGAAATGCAAAAGAGGAATGTGCTACTGAGGAGGAAATGAGCATGGCAACACTCCAGCAATTAACAAAGCTGTATAAGTTTAGTTAG